From a single Rosa rugosa chromosome 7, drRosRugo1.1, whole genome shotgun sequence genomic region:
- the LOC133722329 gene encoding cytochrome P450 76A1: MESYKLVGLIIGVLLSWVAWVSATKLRRHRSKELRQLPPGPRWWPLVGNIFQLGWAPPHESFAILARKHGPIMTLWLGSMSTVVISSSILAREMFKNHDVVLAGRKIYEAMKGDYGNEGSLITAQYGPHWRMLRRLCNTEFFVTSRLDAMRGVRGTCIDRMVQFIEDASTSDKSDIGANVKSIDVGRFFFLMAFNLIGNLMFSKDLLDPKSERGAGFFYHAGKVMEMAGKPNMADFFPVLRWLDPQGIRKNTQFHVEKAFEIAGEFIKERLESMDSDGYDVDIKKTKDFLDVLLQYDSQGDGVDEEAYRFSSPRTINVIVFEMFTAGTDTTTSTLEWAMAELLNNPKTLKKVQTELRSTISSGKKLEERDIENLPYLKAVIKETLRLHPPLPFLVPHMAMGSCEMLGHHIPKDTQILVNVWAIGRDPKTWEDPLIFKPERFLEPNMVDYKGHNFEFIPFGSGRRMCPAVPLVSRVLPLALGSLLHSFDWVLPDGLKPENMDMAERMGITLRKSVPLEVIPIPYKGDAQ; the protein is encoded by the exons ATGGAGAGCTACAAGTTGGTGGGTTTAATCATAGGGGTGTTACTATCATGGGTTGCGTGGGTATCAGCAACAAAACTTCGACGGCATCGTTCCAAGGAGCTAAGGCAGCTTCCTCCAGGACCAAGATGGTGGCCACTGGTTGGGAACATTTTTCAACTAGGCTGGGCACCACCCCATGAGTCATTTGCCATATTAGCCCGCAAGCACGGCCCTATCATGACCCTGTGGCTAGGGTCAATGAGCACTGTGGTGATTTCATCGAGTATTTTGGCTCGTGAAATGTTTAAGAATCATGATGTGGTGCTAGCTGGTCGAAAAATATACGAGGCCATGAaag GTGATTATGGTAATGAGGGTTCGCTGATCACGGCTCAATATGGCCCACACTGGCGCATGCTGAGGCGACTATGCAACACTGAGTTCTTTGTCACGAGCCGCCTAGACGCCATGCGTGGTGTTCGTGGCACGTGCATCGATCGCATGGTGCAGTTTATAGAGGATGCTAGTACTAGTGACAAATCCGATATTGGTGCCAATGTTAAGAGCATTGATGTGGGTAGGTTCTTTTTCTTGATGGCTTTTAATCTAATTGGGAACCTTATGTTCTCCAAGGATCTTTTGGACCCAAAGTCGGAGAGAGGGGCTGGGTTCTTTTACCATGCAGGTAAGGTTATGGAGATGGCTGGGAAGCCTAATATGGCAGATTTCTTTCCTGTTCTGCGCTGGCTTGACCCGCAAGGCATTAGGAAGAATACCCAATTCCATGTTGAAAAAGCGTTTGAAATTGCTGGAGAGTTCATCAAGGAAAGACTGGAAAGTATGGACAGTGATGGATATGATGTTGACATAAAGAAGACTAAGGACTTCTTAGATGTGCTCTTGCAGTACGACTCGCAGGGTGATGGTGTTGATGAAGAGGCCTATAGGTTCTCATCTCCGAGAACCATCAACGTGATTGTCTTT GAAATGTTCACGGCAGGGACTGATACCACTACAAGCACCTTGGAATGGGCGATGGCGGAGCTACTTAACAAtccaaaaaccctaaagaaaGTTCAGACCGAGCTAAGGAGCACCATAAGTTCTGGCAAGAAGCTTGAAGAGAGAGACATTGAAAACCTCCCCTACCTCAAAGCAGTCATCAAAGAGACTTTGAGGCTTCACCCACCTCTTCCTTTCTTAGTCCCACACATGGCCATGGGCTCTTGCGAAATGCTAGGACACCACATTCCAAAAGACACCCAAATCCTAGTCAATGTTTGGGCAATTGGACGTGACCCCAAAACTTGGGAAGACCCTTTAATATTCAAGCCAGAGAGGTTCTTGGAGCCTAACATGGTTGATTATAAAGGACACAACTTCGAGTTCATACCATTTGGTTCTGGGCGTCGGATGTGTCCTGCTGTGCCCCTAGTCTCAAGGGTGCTTCCTCTAGCCCTAGGATCGCTCTTACATTCCTTTGATTGGGTTTTACCAGATGGCCTCAAGCCGGAGAATATGGACATGGCTGAAAGGATGGGGATAACACTTCGCAAATCTGTCCCCTTAGAGGTGATACCTATACCTTACAAAGGAGATGCCCAGTAA